A stretch of the Synergistota bacterium genome encodes the following:
- a CDS encoding cell division protein FtsA: protein MRKKQLKKEDIFALDIGTRTVVGLVVEPLDEGLKVKHLAFEEHRTRSMLDGQIHDVTQVSKVVSRVKEILENEYGSKLSEVSVAVAGRALRTMRGSAEFPVDILKDVEEEIVRELELQALQNALRRLREESFSKEEFHCVGYSVVKYTLDGDPIRNLVGQRGRRIGVEVLATFLPRVVLDSMLSVLRRTDLKLSSITLEPIAAIEVVVPPDMRMLNLALVDVGAGTMDIAITKDGAVVAYGMVPVAGDEITEKLCEKYLLDFNIAEKVKRSLSEEVPFVEFEDILGNYYKVEREELIKVVEPEVERHAKLLSEKILELNSSPPQAVICVGGGSKIPLFDLKVASFLGIERNRVRVRGAEFLKGVEDLTGKLKGPEMVTPLGIALVARRGGGFKFIDVWVNDEMLRLVSLTGELKVLDALIPMGITQEELRPRPGMSLTVEVNGEIKIIRGELGEPAKILVNGEEATLDYPIRHGDRIVVKRARPGRAAFASVKDVVGELVSLKLFINGKMVEFFPEVYVDGKKLPLKAPLYDRAKIEILQVKTVKEALKRAGVLPMPHEIKVSLNGEERVLPLWDGKVLLNGNEASLETPVKDGDRIDLLNLREVSYRIRDIVSEPELKKIRVYVNGKPLEITWGGVVISLDGRIVSLDEALYDGAKIEVKEIYGDSPMLSHIFRYYPVDEVLKGKKGYVKMRVNGEEAGFTTPIKDGDKIEVFVE, encoded by the coding sequence ATGAGGAAAAAACAGTTAAAAAAAGAAGATATCTTTGCTTTAGATATAGGGACGAGGACCGTTGTAGGACTTGTAGTTGAACCTTTAGATGAGGGGCTTAAGGTTAAGCATCTTGCTTTTGAAGAACATAGAACACGTTCTATGTTAGACGGCCAAATACATGATGTAACTCAAGTCTCAAAAGTAGTTTCCCGTGTTAAGGAGATCCTTGAGAATGAATATGGAAGCAAGCTTAGCGAGGTAAGCGTTGCAGTAGCTGGAAGAGCTTTAAGAACCATGAGGGGAAGTGCTGAGTTCCCTGTGGATATATTAAAAGATGTGGAAGAGGAAATAGTCAGGGAGCTTGAGCTTCAGGCTCTTCAAAATGCATTAAGAAGACTTAGAGAGGAGTCTTTTTCAAAGGAGGAGTTCCATTGTGTAGGCTATAGCGTGGTTAAATATACACTAGATGGGGATCCAATTAGGAATTTAGTGGGGCAGAGAGGAAGACGTATAGGAGTTGAGGTTCTTGCAACATTTCTCCCTCGGGTAGTGCTTGATAGTATGCTTTCCGTTTTAAGGAGGACGGACCTTAAACTTTCGAGTATAACTCTTGAACCTATAGCTGCTATAGAGGTTGTAGTTCCTCCAGACATGAGAATGCTTAATTTAGCTTTAGTTGATGTTGGAGCTGGAACGATGGATATAGCCATAACAAAGGACGGAGCTGTTGTGGCATATGGTATGGTTCCTGTTGCAGGGGATGAAATAACGGAAAAACTCTGTGAAAAGTATCTTCTTGATTTTAATATAGCTGAGAAAGTAAAGAGGTCATTAAGCGAGGAAGTTCCATTTGTAGAGTTTGAGGATATATTAGGAAACTATTATAAGGTTGAAAGGGAGGAGTTGATAAAGGTTGTAGAGCCGGAGGTCGAGAGGCATGCAAAGCTCCTTTCTGAGAAGATATTAGAGCTTAACTCTTCTCCTCCACAGGCAGTGATATGCGTTGGAGGAGGAAGTAAGATACCACTATTTGACCTTAAAGTAGCAAGCTTTCTCGGGATAGAGAGAAACAGAGTTAGAGTTAGAGGGGCAGAATTTCTTAAAGGTGTGGAAGATTTAACTGGTAAGCTAAAGGGACCAGAGATGGTCACTCCTTTGGGAATAGCTCTTGTGGCTAGGAGAGGGGGAGGGTTCAAGTTTATAGATGTGTGGGTAAACGATGAGATGCTTAGGCTTGTCTCCTTAACTGGAGAACTCAAGGTTTTAGACGCCTTAATACCTATGGGAATAACTCAAGAGGAATTAAGACCGCGTCCCGGGATGTCCCTTACTGTTGAGGTCAACGGTGAGATAAAAATTATAAGAGGAGAACTAGGGGAGCCGGCTAAGATATTAGTTAATGGGGAAGAAGCAACTTTAGATTATCCTATAAGACATGGAGACAGAATAGTAGTTAAAAGAGCTCGTCCGGGGAGAGCGGCTTTTGCATCCGTTAAAGATGTTGTAGGAGAATTGGTTTCTCTTAAACTATTTATAAATGGTAAGATGGTGGAATTTTTCCCTGAAGTTTACGTAGATGGGAAAAAGCTTCCTTTGAAAGCACCTCTTTACGATAGAGCTAAAATAGAAATCCTTCAGGTTAAAACAGTAAAGGAAGCTTTAAAGAGAGCTGGAGTACTTCCTATGCCTCATGAGATTAAAGTGTCTCTTAATGGGGAGGAAAGGGTACTGCCCTTATGGGATGGGAAGGTTCTTCTTAATGGCAACGAGGCCTCTTTAGAAACCCCTGTTAAAGATGGTGATAGGATAGATTTGCTTAATTTAAGAGAGGTTTCTTACAGAATTAGAGATATTGTTTCTGAACCTGAGTTGAAAAAGATAAGAGTTTACGTTAATGGTAAGCCTCTTGAGATTACCTGGGGAGGAGTGGTTATTTCCTTAGATGGAAGAATTGTCTCTTTAGATGAAGCTCTATATGATGGTGCTAAAATAGAAGTTAAGGAGATTTATGGTGATTCTCCTATGCTTTCACATATATTTAGATACTATCCTGTTGATGAGGTATTAAAAGGTAAAAAGGGTTACGTAAAAATGAGAGTCAATGGTGAAGAGGCAGGTTTTACAACCCCAATAAAAGATGGAGATAAAATAGAGGTTTTCGTTGAGTGA
- a CDS encoding UvrD-helicase domain-containing protein has protein sequence MLLAKLGKYRIISWLGGGAFGDVYLAEDTLIGKNFAIKVSKLKEKDIKVLKSEAQILASLDHPNIARFYNLDIIEGKLVLVIEYVEGDSLRSLLEYRRIKIEEIPQMFFPVLDALSYAHSNGVVHRDIKPENILISKDGSVKLVDFGLGAFIRAGSVKATAAGTPVYMAPESWSGVFLPSSDIYSLGVVIYESLTGKNPFDGDTLEEIRKKVFEVEPKPLDFYLPSASQELSGVLSKALSKKIEFRYADALSFKEALSRALKLDRSVEVITTKKSYFSTVELQLTPCQHDVVFSPAKRILLVGGAGTGKTTTLLYRLYKKLMEGKDPSTFLVLSFTKKAVLDLRERLSRLLGKDPRDLWIETFHGAIYRILKREAERIGFSQDFSLVSDSFPIFKEATEGIEAPLLNRIFSEISVLRSKLISPEESLRTYKFPWHKKVSELYFKFSELKKKKNIMDFDDLIFYGVKLLEEDDLREIYSGRFKFIFVDELQDLNEAQYRFIKLLSSDDSELFLTGDATQSIYRWRGAIPNIINRAEEELRLKRYELTHSFRLPKRILSLASSLMIKEGIDLSNIVSLRGEGKVELYIAKDEADEARFVVQKVKELSLSRKLSSIGIFYRFNHQSRIVEELLAQLRLPYRIVGGSRFYEREEVKMVVSYLRGLLERDFEAIGRFFSWILGFKKSRFKASTEGLFLEEGSFSKRKKAERLLDFLKSFLESGKLTVEELLRIPLEIAEVFKRREKGWVSYRDGFLELLKLASSFDEGSLKDFLNHISLMEEMGLGSKGEALNLLTFHSAKGLEFDVVFITGLYDGNVPYFASLARLEELEEERRLLFVALTRATEHLYLSYPRRVDGKGAEPSRFLLEMIGML, from the coding sequence TTGTTACTTGCTAAGCTGGGTAAATATAGGATAATCTCTTGGCTTGGTGGAGGGGCTTTTGGTGATGTATACCTTGCTGAGGATACCCTAATTGGGAAGAACTTTGCGATTAAAGTTTCAAAGCTTAAGGAGAAAGATATAAAGGTTTTAAAAAGTGAAGCACAAATTTTAGCTTCCCTTGACCATCCAAATATAGCTCGTTTTTATAACCTCGATATAATAGAAGGGAAGCTGGTTCTTGTTATAGAGTATGTAGAGGGCGATTCTTTAAGAAGCTTATTAGAGTATCGAAGGATTAAGATTGAAGAGATTCCTCAGATGTTCTTTCCTGTTTTAGATGCTCTTAGTTATGCTCACTCTAACGGAGTAGTTCACAGGGATATTAAACCTGAGAATATACTTATATCCAAAGATGGTTCGGTTAAGCTTGTTGATTTTGGCTTAGGAGCTTTCATAAGAGCTGGGAGCGTTAAAGCTACAGCTGCTGGTACCCCAGTTTATATGGCTCCTGAAAGCTGGAGTGGGGTTTTTCTGCCATCAAGCGATATATATTCTCTTGGAGTAGTTATATACGAATCCCTTACCGGGAAAAACCCATTCGATGGTGATACTCTTGAGGAAATAAGGAAAAAGGTTTTCGAGGTAGAGCCTAAACCTTTAGACTTTTATTTACCTTCTGCTTCTCAGGAGCTAAGCGGTGTTTTGTCTAAGGCTCTTTCTAAGAAGATAGAATTTAGATATGCAGATGCCCTATCTTTCAAGGAAGCTCTTTCCAGGGCCCTTAAGCTCGATAGATCAGTTGAGGTTATCACTACTAAAAAGAGTTATTTTTCCACTGTTGAGCTTCAGCTTACCCCCTGTCAGCATGATGTAGTTTTCTCACCTGCGAAAAGGATACTTCTTGTAGGTGGAGCTGGAACAGGGAAAACCACTACTCTTCTTTACAGGCTTTACAAAAAGTTGATGGAAGGGAAAGATCCATCCACATTTTTAGTTTTATCTTTTACAAAAAAGGCTGTTTTGGACTTAAGGGAAAGGCTTTCTCGCTTGTTAGGGAAAGATCCTAGGGATCTTTGGATAGAGACATTTCATGGGGCTATTTACAGGATATTGAAAAGGGAGGCTGAAAGGATAGGCTTCTCGCAGGATTTTTCTCTGGTTTCAGACTCCTTTCCAATTTTTAAAGAAGCTACTGAAGGAATAGAAGCTCCCCTTCTTAATAGAATATTCAGTGAGATTTCCGTATTGAGATCTAAGCTTATATCTCCAGAAGAATCGTTAAGAACTTATAAATTTCCTTGGCATAAGAAGGTATCCGAGCTTTATTTTAAGTTTAGCGAGCTAAAGAAAAAGAAAAATATTATGGATTTCGATGACCTTATTTTTTATGGGGTTAAATTACTTGAAGAGGATGACCTAAGGGAGATTTACTCTGGTAGGTTTAAATTTATCTTTGTTGATGAGCTTCAGGATTTAAATGAGGCTCAGTATCGTTTTATTAAGCTTCTCTCTTCTGATGATAGCGAGCTCTTTCTCACAGGGGACGCTACTCAGTCGATTTATCGTTGGCGAGGGGCTATACCGAACATAATTAATAGGGCTGAGGAGGAGCTTCGCTTAAAGAGATATGAGCTTACACATAGTTTTAGGTTGCCCAAGAGGATATTAAGTTTGGCTTCTTCATTAATGATTAAAGAAGGTATAGACCTATCCAACATAGTGAGCTTAAGGGGAGAGGGTAAAGTTGAGCTCTACATTGCTAAAGATGAGGCCGATGAGGCGAGATTTGTTGTTCAGAAAGTTAAAGAGCTTTCTTTATCAAGAAAGCTTTCCTCTATAGGAATATTTTATAGATTCAATCATCAATCCAGGATAGTAGAGGAACTTTTAGCTCAATTACGTTTACCTTATAGGATTGTGGGCGGATCTAGGTTTTATGAAAGAGAAGAAGTAAAGATGGTCGTGTCTTATTTAAGAGGGCTTTTAGAGAGGGATTTTGAGGCTATTGGTCGTTTCTTTTCTTGGATACTAGGCTTTAAAAAAAGTAGATTTAAAGCCTCAACTGAAGGGCTTTTTCTCGAAGAAGGAAGTTTCTCAAAGAGGAAAAAGGCGGAGAGGCTCCTAGATTTTCTAAAAAGCTTTCTTGAGAGTGGAAAATTAACCGTAGAAGAGCTTCTAAGGATACCTTTGGAGATAGCTGAGGTCTTTAAAAGAAGAGAAAAGGGATGGGTAAGCTATAGGGATGGGTTTCTTGAGCTTTTGAAATTAGCTTCGTCTTTTGATGAGGGAAGCTTAAAGGATTTTTTAAATCATATTTCGCTTATGGAAGAGATGGGCCTCGGTAGCAAGGGAGAAGCCTTAAACCTTTTAACTTTTCACTCTGCGAAGGGACTTGAATTCGATGTAGTATTTATAACTGGACTTTATGATGGGAATGTTCCATATTTTGCGAGTTTAGCAAGATTGGAGGAGTTAGAGGAGGAGCGAAGGTTACTTTTTGTTGCTTTAACAAGAGCGACGGAGCATCTTTATCTTTCGTATCCTCGGAGAGTGGATGGAAAAGGCGCAGAGCCATCCCGATTCTTACTTGAGATGATTGGTATGCTATAA